The genomic region CAAGCCGCTGCCCCAGGCCTTGAGCGACTTCACCCGGGTGACCGGCATCAGCGTGGTCTACACCGACGAAGCGCCCTATGCCATCAAGGCCCCGGCCATCACCGGGCAGATGAGCGCGGCCCAGGCCATGCAACGGCTGCTGGGCAACTCCGGCTTCACTTTCCGCCAGATCGACGCCCGCACTCTGGCCCTTGAGCCACTGCCGACCGACGGCGCGCTGAACCTCGGCGCTACTACCATCAGCGGTGCCGCCCTGGCCTCGGATACCACCAGCTATCAGCCGCCGCCTACCAGTTCGGTGATGCGTTCCCACGGCCTGCTGCTGGAAACCCCACAAACCGTCAACGTCGTGCCGGCCCAGGTGATTCGCGATCAACAGCCGCGCAACCTCGACGACGCCCTGGCTAACGTCAGCGGTATTACCCAGGCCAACACGTTGGGCAGCACCCAGGACGCGGTGATGTTGCGTGGTTTTGGTGACAACCGAAACGGTTCGATCATGCAGGACGGCATGCCGCTGGTGCAGGGCCGCGCGATGAACTCCACCGCCGAGCGCGTCGAAGTGCTCAAGGGCCCGTCGTCGTTGCTGTATGGCATCCAGGATCCGGGTGGCGTGGTCAACATCGTCAGCAAGAAACCCGAGCTGACTCAATCCACTTCGCTGACGGTGCGTGGCTCGACTTTTGGTGACGGCAAGAACGGTAGCGGCGGCAACCTGGATACCACGGGGCCGATCGGTGACAGCGGGTTGGCGTATCGCTTGATCGTCGATCATGAAGACGAAGATTACTGGCGCAACTACGGCACACACCGCGAGAGCCTGATCGCACCGTCGCTGGCCTGGTACGGCGAAAACACCAAGCTGTTGTTTGCCTATGAGCACCGGGAGTTTCTCTCGCCGTTTGATCGGGGGACTGCGATTGATCCCAAGACCAACCACCCACTGGATATTCCGTCCACTCGCCGCCTGGACGAGCCCTTCAACAACATGGAAGGCCGCTCCGATCTGTACCGCTTCGAGGCTGACCATGACCTGAATGACGACTGGAAAGCCCACTTCGGCTACAGCTGGAACCGCGAGACCTACGATGCCAGCCAGGTACGTGTGGTGAAGGTCAACACCAACGGCACCCTGACCCGCAGCATGGACGGCACCCAGGGCGCATTGACCACGGATCGCTTCGCCACCGCCAGCCTTGAAGGCAAGGTCAACGTCGCCGGCATGCAGCACGACCTGACCTTCGGCCTGGATGACGAGTACCGCAAGATCTACCGGGCCGACCTGATCCGCCAGTCGCCCCGTGGCACGTTCAACTACAACGATCCGGTCTATGGCAATGAAGTAGCGGGCACCACCGTCAGTGCACCGGACAGCAACCAGATGGACCTGCTGCGCAGCGACTCGTTGTTCCTGCAGGATGCGATCCACCTCACCGACCAGTGGATTCTGGTAGGCGGCGCGCGTTATCAGATGTACGACCAATACGCCGGCAAGGGCGTCCCGTTCACCGCCAACACCGACGGCAATGGCCAGAAATGGGTGCCACGCGTCGGCCTGGTGT from Pseudomonas yamanorum harbors:
- a CDS encoding TonB-dependent siderophore receptor → MKSRATSAGSVKHWLGASVLAVSGLALLPLGVAQAAEAQQQSTLFNFALAAKPLPQALSDFTRVTGISVVYTDEAPYAIKAPAITGQMSAAQAMQRLLGNSGFTFRQIDARTLALEPLPTDGALNLGATTISGAALASDTTSYQPPPTSSVMRSHGLLLETPQTVNVVPAQVIRDQQPRNLDDALANVSGITQANTLGSTQDAVMLRGFGDNRNGSIMQDGMPLVQGRAMNSTAERVEVLKGPSSLLYGIQDPGGVVNIVSKKPELTQSTSLTVRGSTFGDGKNGSGGNLDTTGPIGDSGLAYRLIVDHEDEDYWRNYGTHRESLIAPSLAWYGENTKLLFAYEHREFLSPFDRGTAIDPKTNHPLDIPSTRRLDEPFNNMEGRSDLYRFEADHDLNDDWKAHFGYSWNRETYDASQVRVVKVNTNGTLTRSMDGTQGALTTDRFATASLEGKVNVAGMQHDLTFGLDDEYRKIYRADLIRQSPRGTFNYNDPVYGNEVAGTTVSAPDSNQMDLLRSDSLFLQDAIHLTDQWILVGGARYQMYDQYAGKGVPFTANTDGNGQKWVPRVGLVYRYTDELSFYGSYTESFKPNSTIAPLANKTRLDGSLEPEQSKSWELGAKLDIPGRITASAALFNIEKRNVLVQVGDGLTSVYSVAGKVRSRGLELDASGQLTDKWSVIGSYAYTDAEVTEDPEYKGNRLQNVAKNTGSLSAVYDFGSLLGGDQLRVGAGARYVGERSGDAANSFDLPGYTVADAFATYDTKVDGQKVKFQLNVKNLFDRTYYTSAVNTQFVSIGDARQVSVSSTLEF